The following are encoded in a window of Streptomyces sp. 11x1 genomic DNA:
- the prfA gene encoding peptide chain release factor 1: MFEAVEELVGEHADLEKKLADPSVHADQANARKLNKRYAELTPIVGTYRSWKQTGDDIDTAREFAADDPDFAAEVKDLEKQREELTEKLRLLLVPRDPSDDKDVILEIKAGAGGDESALFAGDLLRMYLRYAERVGWKTEIIDSTESELGGYKDVQVAVKTKGGQGATEPGQGVWARLKYEGGVHRVQRVPATESQGRIHTSAAGVLVTPEAEEVDVEINMNDLRIDVYRSSGPGGQSVNTTDSAVRITHIPTGVVASCQNEKSQLQNKEQAMRILRSRLLAAAQEEAEKEAADARRSQVRTVDRSEKIRTYNFPENRISDHRVGFKAYNLDQVLDGELDAVIQACVDADSAAKLAAA, translated from the coding sequence ATGTTCGAGGCGGTCGAGGAACTGGTCGGGGAACACGCCGACCTGGAGAAGAAGCTCGCCGACCCGTCGGTCCACGCGGACCAGGCCAACGCGCGCAAGCTGAACAAGCGCTATGCGGAGCTGACCCCGATCGTCGGCACGTACCGCTCCTGGAAGCAGACCGGCGACGACATCGACACGGCCCGTGAGTTCGCCGCGGACGACCCGGACTTCGCCGCCGAGGTCAAGGACCTGGAGAAGCAGCGCGAGGAGCTGACGGAGAAGCTGCGGCTGCTGCTCGTGCCCCGGGACCCGTCCGACGACAAGGACGTCATCCTGGAGATCAAGGCCGGCGCAGGGGGGGACGAGTCCGCGCTGTTCGCCGGCGACCTGCTCCGGATGTATCTGCGGTACGCCGAGCGCGTCGGCTGGAAGACCGAGATCATCGACTCCACCGAGTCCGAGCTGGGCGGCTACAAGGACGTCCAGGTCGCCGTGAAGACCAAGGGCGGCCAGGGCGCCACCGAGCCCGGGCAGGGCGTCTGGGCCCGGCTGAAGTACGAGGGCGGCGTGCACCGCGTCCAGCGCGTGCCGGCCACCGAGTCCCAGGGCCGCATCCACACCTCCGCCGCCGGTGTGCTGGTCACACCCGAGGCCGAGGAGGTCGACGTCGAGATCAACATGAACGACCTGCGGATCGACGTCTACCGCTCCTCCGGGCCCGGCGGCCAGTCCGTCAACACCACCGACTCCGCCGTGCGCATCACGCACATTCCCACCGGAGTCGTCGCCTCCTGCCAGAACGAGAAGAGCCAGCTGCAGAACAAGGAGCAGGCGATGCGTATCCTGCGCTCCAGGCTGCTCGCCGCGGCACAGGAGGAGGCGGAGAAGGAAGCCGCCGACGCCCGCCGCAGCCAGGTCCGTACCGTCGACCGCTCCGAGAAGATCCGCACGTACAACTTCCCGGAGAACCGCATCTCGGACCACCGTGTCGGCTTCAAGGCCTACAACCTGGACCAGGTGCTGGACGGGGAACTCGACGCGGTGATCCAGGCCTGTGTCGACGCGGACTCGGCCGCGAAGCTGGCAGCCGCGTAG
- the rpmE gene encoding 50S ribosomal protein L31, protein MKRDIHPEYVETQVSCTCGASFTTRSTIESGTIRAEVCSECHPFYTGKQKILDTGGRVARFEARFGKAAAAKK, encoded by the coding sequence TTGAAGCGCGACATCCACCCCGAGTACGTCGAGACGCAGGTCAGCTGCACCTGTGGCGCGTCGTTCACCACCCGCAGCACGATCGAGAGCGGCACCATCCGTGCCGAGGTCTGCTCCGAGTGCCACCCGTTCTACACGGGCAAGCAGAAGATCCTCGACACCGGTGGCCGCGTGGCCCGCTTCGAGGCCCGCTTCGGCAAGGCTGCCGCTGCCAAGAAGTAG
- a CDS encoding IS630 family transposase encodes MKKCWTIPPAANAAFAAAMEDVLAVYHRPFDPARPVVCMDEKPYQLLGHVRDPLPARPGRDRREDNEYVRSGTCSIFCWVEPLRGWRRVDAQSRRTRVDWAHQVEHLLTVDYPDAATVVLVMDNLNTHTTASLYEAFDPAKAFALAQRLEIHHTPKHGSWLNIAEIELSALTRQCLDRRIDDLTVLNTELAAWQQHTNSNQRQVDWHFTTDDARVKLRHLYPTTRRN; translated from the coding sequence GTGAAGAAGTGCTGGACCATCCCGCCGGCCGCGAACGCGGCCTTCGCCGCGGCGATGGAGGACGTCCTGGCGGTCTATCACCGGCCCTTCGACCCGGCGCGCCCGGTGGTGTGCATGGACGAGAAGCCGTACCAGCTGCTCGGCCACGTCCGTGATCCGCTCCCCGCGCGGCCGGGCCGTGACCGGCGCGAGGACAACGAGTACGTCCGCTCGGGGACCTGCTCGATCTTCTGCTGGGTCGAGCCGCTGCGCGGATGGCGGCGCGTGGACGCGCAGTCCCGCCGGACCAGGGTCGACTGGGCGCACCAGGTCGAGCACCTGCTGACCGTGGACTATCCCGACGCCGCCACGGTCGTGCTGGTGATGGACAACCTCAACACCCACACCACCGCCTCGCTCTACGAGGCGTTCGACCCGGCAAAGGCCTTCGCGCTGGCCCAGCGCCTGGAGATCCACCACACCCCCAAACACGGGTCCTGGCTCAACATCGCCGAGATCGAGCTCTCCGCGCTCACCCGTCAGTGCCTGGACCGCCGCATCGACGACCTCACCGTGCTCAACACCGAACTCGCCGCCTGGCAGCAGCACACCAACAGCAACCAGCGCCAAGTCGACTGGCACTTCACCACCGACGACGCACGCGTGAAACTGCGCCACCTCTACCCAACCACACGACGAAATTAA
- a CDS encoding helix-turn-helix domain-containing protein, with product MTTTGVRSASMIRRARVLLALDTSAGEVAPRAVIAERVGVSCDSVRLISKRYAETGGDVWATVGRKERALPPVPSPVTGEVEARLIALACSTPPEGHARWSLRLLEKHVALAEDIPDLDHSTIGRVLKKRNCALT from the coding sequence GTGACGACGACGGGGGTCCGCAGCGCGTCGATGATCAGGCGGGCGCGGGTGCTGCTCGCGTTGGACACCTCGGCCGGCGAGGTCGCTCCGCGGGCGGTGATCGCGGAGCGGGTCGGGGTCTCGTGCGATTCGGTCCGCCTGATCTCGAAGCGGTATGCGGAGACCGGCGGCGATGTGTGGGCCACGGTCGGCCGGAAGGAACGCGCACTGCCGCCGGTGCCCTCCCCGGTGACCGGCGAGGTCGAGGCAAGACTGATTGCGCTGGCCTGCTCGACGCCGCCCGAAGGACACGCCCGCTGGTCGCTGCGCCTGCTGGAGAAGCACGTCGCGCTGGCCGAGGACATCCCGGATCTGGACCACTCCACGATCGGGCGGGTCTTAAAAAAACGGAACTGCGCCCTCACGTGA